The window TAGCCCTTCGGGCACGATCTCTTCCATTAATTTGTCTTTAAACTGCATATTGAGAACATTGGCCAGAGCCTGCAGGTCCATGTTGTTATAAGAACCCTCCTGGTTAAAATTCCTTTTATATACATGGCCATTATCAGTTATAAGTACCATGAGAAAATTATTATTTTCCAGCTTTAACAGCTCTATATGCCTCAACCTGCTCTGGCTGATGGCTGGCGCAACCACCATGGAAAGGTAACTGGTAATTTTGGCCAGATTCTCTGAAGACTTCTTGAGTACGGTCTCCAGTTCCATATCCTCGCTCAGCCCCAGGTCCAGATTGGACCACTGGGTGTCAGCAGCCTGGACCGGTTCCTTGGTCTGTACCAGGTTATCCACATAAAACCGGTAACCTTTGTCTGTGGGTATCCGGCCGGCTGAAGTATGAGGATGGGTTAGATACCCCATCTCTTCCAGGTCTGACATTTCCTTTCGTATAGTGGCAGTACTTAAATCCAGTTCTGGGCTGCTGGCTACACTCTTGGAAGATACCGGCTCCGCTTTTTTAATAAACTTTACCACTACCTGCTTTATTATTTCTTTTTTTCTATCTGTAAGTTTCATAAATCCTTAACCACTCCATTTGACTTTTTAACCATTGGTGGTAATCTATAATCATAAACTCAGTTATCATTATAAAGAAAATTCTTTGAAAATTGAATATTTCAGCGCCGGGGGAGCCATAGGGCTGAGAGGGCAGATTGCTGCCGACCCCAACCACCTGACCTAGGTAATACTAGCGTAGGGAAGTGTAAATTAAATTTTAAATTGCCAACCTATGCAGGTTGGCATTTTTTTTGAAAGGAACCAATGAAAGAAGTAAAAAAGGCAATTATAGTTGCCAACGGAAAAATAGAAAATTTGGCCCAGATAAAACAAAATATATCCACTTTAGGCTTTAGCTGCCCGGATTTAATTATAAGTGCCGACGGCGGCGCAAAAAATACCCTGCTTCTGGGGCTGCTGCCCCAGACAGTTATCGGGGACATGGACAGCATAGATCCTGAAACTAAAGCCATGCTGCAGAACAAAAAGACAACATTTGTACAGGAATCTCCTTCCAAAGATTATACCGATACTCATCTTGCGGTAAGGGAGGCCGTCGGCCAGGGTGCAGAAAAAATAATTATCCTGGGTGCCGTCGGGGGAAGAACCGACCATGAACTGGCAAATATAATGCTGCTGGCCGATCCTTTTCTGGCCGGCAGGGATATAAAAATAATTAGCGGCACCGAAGAAATATTTACGGTC of the Actinomycetes bacterium genome contains:
- the hrcA gene encoding heat-inducible transcriptional repressor HrcA, with product MKLTDRKKEIIKQVVVKFIKKAEPVSSKSVASSPELDLSTATIRKEMSDLEEMGYLTHPHTSAGRIPTDKGYRFYVDNLVQTKEPVQAADTQWSNLDLGLSEDMELETVLKKSSENLAKITSYLSMVVAPAISQSRLRHIELLKLENNNFLMVLITDNGHVYKRNFNQEGSYNNMDLQALANVLNMQFKDKLMEEIVPEGLNLPKSESHLVLLAKKVMGLIQDYASQSIQYNRIYVHGTSDVLKQPEFIDLGKIRKVLSIIENEYMLMKMLLDISRENEFIIKIGSEIFDQETDELSLIASKYRIHNQPSGAIGILGPKRMDYCRVINVVNLFKINLNQIFSAKT
- a CDS encoding thiamine diphosphokinase, with protein sequence MKEVKKAIIVANGKIENLAQIKQNISTLGFSCPDLIISADGGAKNTLLLGLLPQTVIGDMDSIDPETKAMLQNKKTTFVQESPSKDYTDTHLAVREAVGQGAEKIIILGAVGGRTDHELANIMLLADPFLAGRDIKIISGTEEIFTVCRPATVQGVKGKQISLFSLTPYTFFTGTTGLKYKLENEKLLFSPVRGISNEFSSPQARLDISEGILLVIKQL